In a genomic window of Lacrimispora sp. BS-2:
- a CDS encoding V-type ATP synthase subunit E, whose amino-acid sequence MMTEEKLQHFLEFCMEDARTRSAKMLDEYTAALEQTFSEHQVDAKRRAAHQVDLESEQIEREINKKLSLEQIGMKRVFGKKQDELKDKLFSELRDKLATFMESPEYTKLLKKQIQEAKALAGKEFITIYIDPADEEKINELSISGGSDIQVSEYSFLGGTRAVIPSRHILIDNSFQTKLAEAKRDFRFDINDLTGGTVND is encoded by the coding sequence TTGATGACTGAGGAAAAATTACAGCATTTCCTGGAATTTTGTATGGAAGATGCCAGAACCCGCAGTGCAAAGATGCTTGATGAATATACAGCTGCCTTGGAGCAGACCTTTTCAGAGCATCAGGTGGATGCAAAGCGAAGGGCCGCACATCAGGTGGATTTAGAAAGCGAACAGATCGAACGGGAAATTAACAAAAAGCTTTCCCTGGAACAGATCGGTATGAAGCGGGTCTTTGGAAAAAAACAGGATGAGCTGAAAGATAAGCTGTTTTCGGAGCTTCGGGATAAACTGGCCACATTCATGGAATCCCCGGAATATACAAAGCTTTTGAAAAAACAGATACAGGAAGCAAAGGCCCTGGCAGGAAAAGAATTCATAACCATTTACATCGATCCTGCAGATGAAGAAAAGATCAATGAACTGTCGATTTCAGGCGGCTCTGATATTCAGGTGAGCGAATACTCCTTTCTGGGAGGAACCCGGGCAGTCATCCCTTCCAGGCATATATTAATCGATAATTCATTTCAAACCAAGCTGGCGGAGGCAAAGCGCGACTTCCGCTTTGACATAAATGATCTGACGGGAGGTACGGTCAATGACTAA
- a CDS encoding V-type ATP synthase subunit F codes for MKMYLISDNVDTWTGMRLAGVEGAVVHEKAELKRELDKVLADKEIGIILLTEKFGKEFPDIINDVKLNRKLPLIIEIPDRHGTGRKPNFITDYVNEAIGLKL; via the coding sequence ATGAAAATGTATTTGATCAGCGACAACGTGGATACCTGGACCGGCATGAGATTAGCCGGGGTCGAGGGCGCTGTCGTTCATGAAAAGGCAGAACTGAAACGTGAACTGGATAAAGTCCTGGCCGATAAGGAGATCGGGATCATTCTCCTGACAGAAAAGTTCGGAAAAGAGTTTCCGGACATCATCAATGATGTGAAGCTGAACCGTAAGCTCCCATTGATCATAGAAATCCCTGACCGCCATGGTACCGGCCGCAAGCCGAACTTTATCACGGATTATGTTAACGAAGCCATCGGATTAAAACTATAA
- the trmB gene encoding tRNA (guanosine(46)-N7)-methyltransferase TrmB, whose protein sequence is MRLRHIPGSEEEIAGSPYVVQAPFEKKGCWKEVFGNENPIEIEVGMGKGRFIMELAAIHPEINYVGIERYPSVLLRGLQKRAQMELDNIFFMCVDAKNLADIFAPGEVQKVYLNFSDPWPKDRHAKRRLTSEDFMAVYGQILKSDGTVEFKTDNRGLFDYSLEAIPKAGWKIEEFTYDLHHSEMGEGNVMTEYEEKFSSKGNPIYKLIAGRK, encoded by the coding sequence ATGAGGTTACGTCATATACCAGGCTCGGAAGAAGAAATCGCGGGCAGTCCATATGTTGTCCAGGCTCCTTTTGAGAAAAAGGGCTGCTGGAAGGAAGTGTTTGGCAATGAAAATCCCATAGAGATAGAAGTTGGCATGGGAAAAGGCCGTTTTATCATGGAATTGGCTGCTATTCATCCGGAAATAAATTATGTTGGTATTGAGAGGTATCCCAGCGTTCTTTTGAGAGGTCTGCAGAAAAGGGCTCAGATGGAACTTGATAATATATTTTTTATGTGCGTGGATGCAAAAAACCTGGCAGATATATTTGCACCGGGGGAGGTTCAGAAGGTTTACTTAAACTTTTCCGATCCATGGCCCAAGGACCGCCATGCAAAGCGCAGGCTCACATCAGAGGATTTTATGGCGGTTTATGGCCAGATTTTAAAGTCTGACGGAACTGTGGAGTTTAAAACCGACAACAGGGGGCTGTTTGACTATTCCCTGGAAGCGATCCCAAAAGCCGGATGGAAGATTGAGGAATTCACCTATGACCTTCACCACAGTGAGATGGGAGAGGGAAATGTGATGACAGAGTATGAAGAGAAATTTTCCTCTAAGGGGAATCCGATTTATAAATTGATCGCAGGAAGAAAATGA
- a CDS encoding pyridoxamine 5'-phosphate oxidase family protein translates to MNEEIIARAGEIVAAKTGGGNEGFCVLALIDKDGYPTASTISASKADGINWITFCTGLESNKADRIKKCNLASVCFNAIDHNITLVGTIEILTDPDIKKEMWYKGLEDNLDGPEDPNYCVLRFKTERYNLLIDWKEAKGTL, encoded by the coding sequence ATGAATGAAGAAATTATTGCTAGAGCCGGAGAAATTGTTGCGGCAAAAACCGGTGGAGGAAACGAGGGGTTTTGCGTATTAGCGTTGATTGACAAAGACGGTTATCCAACCGCTTCTACGATATCCGCATCAAAGGCAGACGGTATCAACTGGATTACATTCTGTACTGGGCTTGAAAGCAATAAAGCCGATCGCATTAAAAAATGTAATCTTGCAAGTGTCTGTTTTAATGCAATAGACCACAATATCACACTAGTGGGTACGATAGAGATATTAACTGATCCGGATATAAAGAAAGAAATGTGGTACAAGGGTCTTGAAGATAATCTCGATGGACCAGAAGATCCAAACTACTGTGTTTTGCGTTTTAAGACAGAGCGTTATAATCTGCTGATTGATTGGAAGGAAGCAAAGGGGACTTTATAA
- a CDS encoding V-type ATPase subunit, with protein MGDLLSYSGITTKVRAMESHLITGSQFREMAALETVSDAVEYLRRLPAYEGLFANLEGVELHRGVIEQRLILSLYQDFAKLYRFANLTQRKFLNLYFMHFEIDILKKCFRNAMGRNRLDIDLSVFQDFFDKHSRLDLLKLLSSTDLHEFIANLEGSVYYNLLSHLDDRDQPTLFDYEVHLDLLYFKAIWKVMGKYLTRKEKELLTRCFGSKLDLLNVQWIYRSKKYYHLQPADIYSLLIPINYHLNKEQIGKMAETATLAEFYSVLRTTFYGRKSDLEAADMPDLEQLTHEVLDKIYNSTSRQNPYSIATLNSYLYFKEEEIQKIITLIESIRYRVSPDEIISYVVKK; from the coding sequence ATGGGAGACTTACTATCCTACAGCGGCATTACAACCAAGGTAAGAGCCATGGAGAGCCATCTGATCACCGGCAGCCAGTTTCGCGAAATGGCAGCCCTTGAAACCGTTTCTGATGCAGTGGAATATTTAAGGCGTCTTCCCGCCTATGAAGGGCTGTTTGCAAACCTGGAGGGTGTGGAGCTCCACCGGGGAGTCATTGAACAGCGGCTGATCCTTTCCCTGTACCAGGATTTTGCCAAACTCTACCGGTTCGCCAATTTAACCCAGCGTAAGTTTCTGAACCTGTATTTTATGCACTTTGAAATCGATATCCTGAAGAAATGCTTTCGCAATGCTATGGGGCGGAACCGGCTGGATATCGATCTTTCTGTATTCCAGGACTTTTTTGATAAGCATTCCCGGCTGGATTTGCTAAAGCTGTTATCCTCCACAGACTTACATGAGTTCATAGCCAATCTGGAGGGTTCGGTCTATTATAACCTGCTGTCCCACTTAGATGACAGGGACCAGCCTACCTTGTTTGATTATGAGGTTCACTTAGACCTTCTTTACTTTAAGGCCATTTGGAAGGTCATGGGCAAATATCTTACCAGGAAGGAAAAGGAGCTGCTTACACGCTGTTTTGGAAGCAAGCTGGATTTACTGAATGTCCAGTGGATTTACCGTTCCAAAAAATATTATCATCTGCAGCCTGCCGACATTTATTCCCTTCTCATCCCGATCAATTATCACCTGAATAAGGAGCAGATCGGAAAAATGGCAGAGACCGCTACGCTGGCAGAGTTCTATTCCGTACTAAGGACCACCTTTTATGGGCGGAAATCAGATCTGGAAGCTGCAGACATGCCGGACTTAGAGCAGCTGACTCATGAAGTGCTGGATAAAATATATAATTCCACCAGCCGGCAGAATCCATATTCCATTGCCACACTGAATTCCTATCTTTATTTTAAGGAGGAAGAAATTCAAAAGATTATCACCCTCATAGAGAGCATCCGTTACCGCGTAAGCCCGGATGAAATCATCTCCTATGTAGTAAAAAAGTAA
- a CDS encoding V-type ATPase 116kDa subunit family protein has protein sequence MIEKMKFLSITGPKEDIDRVIDTYLSKYEIHLENALSELKTVKDLRPYIETNPYKDDYQRAMELAELLPPDVQKSGRKKIPIQQAAGIVTAIGAQVKELTAKEEALVSEQKSYRQSLERILPFTGLNYDLSSILQFKYIKFRFGRISHEYFDKFVSYVYDTIDTVLYKCREDNEYVWLVYFVPETISNQIDAIYASMRFERYFLPDEYKGTPLDAIHELEDKISALQSDIDGIRNQVSGLLVSRQEELLGALRSLETFSTNFNVRKLAACTKQKVNTFYILCGWMSNRDAAAFQKEISSDEKTFCIVEDDHNKIMSQPPTKLHNPRLFKPFEMFIQMYGLPAYNEIDPTILIGLTYSFLFGFMFGDVGQGICLLFGGLLLYRLKKINLAAIISCCGFFSTIFGFLFGSVFGFEDIIKAVWLRPMEHMTSLPFIGRLNTVFIVAVSIGMGIILLTMVLNIINSIRFQDPERTLFDTNGAAGLVFYASLVLTIVLYMTNNPIPAAILLVIMFGLPLLIMFFKEPLTNMVEKKAQIMPKEKGMFVVQGFFELFEVLLSYFSNTLSFVRVGAFAVSHAAMMEVVLMLSGAEAGSPNWLVVVLGNLFVCGMEGLIVGIQVLRLEYYELFSRFYRGTGRAFKPYGKKI, from the coding sequence GTGATAGAAAAAATGAAATTCTTAAGCATCACCGGACCTAAGGAAGATATTGACCGGGTCATTGATACTTATTTATCCAAATATGAAATCCATTTGGAAAATGCCCTGTCGGAATTAAAGACGGTGAAAGACTTAAGACCTTATATTGAAACCAATCCATACAAAGACGATTACCAGCGAGCCATGGAGCTGGCAGAATTACTCCCGCCGGATGTTCAGAAAAGCGGCAGGAAAAAGATTCCCATCCAACAGGCCGCCGGAATTGTCACAGCGATCGGGGCACAGGTAAAGGAGCTTACGGCAAAGGAAGAGGCGCTTGTATCCGAACAAAAGTCCTACCGCCAATCCCTGGAACGTATCCTTCCATTTACCGGACTTAACTATGACTTAAGCTCCATCCTTCAATTTAAGTACATTAAATTCCGTTTTGGACGCATTTCTCATGAATATTTCGACAAATTCGTGAGTTACGTATACGATACCATTGATACTGTCCTCTATAAATGCCGGGAGGATAACGAATATGTCTGGCTGGTTTACTTTGTGCCGGAAACCATTTCAAACCAGATAGACGCCATTTATGCCTCCATGCGTTTTGAACGTTACTTTTTACCCGATGAATACAAGGGCACGCCTTTAGATGCCATTCATGAACTGGAAGATAAGATAAGTGCTCTCCAGTCAGATATTGACGGCATCCGGAACCAGGTGTCCGGACTGCTGGTATCAAGGCAGGAAGAGTTATTGGGGGCACTAAGGAGTCTGGAAACTTTCTCAACCAACTTTAACGTGAGAAAGCTGGCCGCATGCACCAAGCAGAAGGTAAACACCTTTTACATCCTCTGCGGCTGGATGAGCAACCGGGATGCAGCCGCCTTTCAGAAAGAAATCTCCAGCGATGAAAAAACTTTCTGTATCGTGGAGGATGACCATAACAAGATTATGAGCCAGCCGCCCACCAAGCTGCACAACCCCAGGCTTTTTAAACCCTTTGAGATGTTCATTCAGATGTACGGACTGCCGGCATACAATGAGATCGATCCCACCATATTGATCGGCCTCACCTACTCCTTTCTGTTTGGCTTTATGTTCGGGGATGTGGGACAGGGAATCTGTCTTCTGTTTGGAGGGCTCCTGCTCTACCGGCTGAAAAAGATAAATTTGGCGGCTATTATATCCTGCTGCGGCTTTTTTTCAACCATATTCGGATTCCTGTTCGGCAGTGTTTTCGGATTCGAAGATATTATTAAGGCCGTATGGCTCCGCCCCATGGAGCACATGACCAGCCTGCCCTTTATAGGAAGACTGAACACCGTATTTATCGTTGCGGTTTCCATTGGTATGGGAATCATCCTGTTGACCATGGTTCTCAACATCATAAACAGCATCCGCTTTCAGGATCCGGAAAGAACCCTGTTTGACACAAACGGTGCTGCAGGACTTGTCTTTTACGCAAGCCTTGTGCTCACCATCGTTCTTTACATGACAAACAATCCCATTCCGGCAGCCATACTCCTTGTCATCATGTTTGGCCTCCCGCTGCTTATTATGTTTTTTAAGGAGCCTCTCACTAATATGGTGGAAAAGAAAGCGCAGATCATGCCAAAGGAAAAGGGCATGTTTGTGGTCCAGGGCTTCTTTGAACTGTTTGAAGTGCTTTTAAGCTACTTTTCCAACACCCTTTCCTTTGTCCGTGTAGGGGCCTTTGCTGTCAGCCATGCGGCCATGATGGAGGTGGTGCTCATGCTGTCCGGTGCGGAAGCAGGCAGCCCAAACTGGCTGGTTGTGGTTCTTGGCAACTTATTTGTCTGCGGCATGGAAGGCCTGATCGTTGGAATCCAGGTATTGCGTTTGGAATATTATGAATTATTCAGCCGTTTCTATCGGGGAACCGGCCGTGCATTTAAACCATACGGAAAGAAAATTTAA
- a CDS encoding cell wall-binding protein, protein MTSQEKRQAVCDKYATIIGRNIYSLDLRDYCFKKYINNKYYSDCSSSICYSYKEAGYGFGILTTAGIYQSSALSVVDVNIANGIPDISRLRKGDMLEFAGTDAERPLKIGHVEMYYGNNILCGHGSGTPSFKDLKGYCTSRYNSWAPGGWREGLVCIRRYIQDDGETETETETVRLSGWKREADGWHFYLGNPGETVRSSWYQDTDGKWYWFNAAGVMVSRIWYQYKGDWYYLRADGAMVKGQQDIDGKWYYLNQGGRIATEPVKLTPDENGALQYPGMTV, encoded by the coding sequence ATGACATCTCAGGAAAAAAGACAGGCGGTATGTGATAAATATGCAACTATTATAGGCCGCAACATTTATAGTCTGGATCTGCGGGATTACTGTTTTAAAAAATATATTAATAACAAATATTACAGTGACTGCAGCAGTTCTATTTGTTATTCCTATAAAGAAGCAGGCTATGGTTTTGGCATCCTGACTACGGCTGGAATTTATCAGTCCAGTGCTCTTAGTGTAGTAGATGTGAATATAGCAAATGGCATTCCGGATATCTCCAGGCTGCGAAAGGGGGACATGCTTGAATTCGCCGGAACGGATGCCGAGCGGCCACTGAAAATCGGCCATGTTGAAATGTACTATGGAAATAATATTTTATGCGGCCATGGCAGCGGTACTCCGTCCTTTAAGGATCTCAAGGGCTATTGCACCAGCCGGTACAATTCCTGGGCTCCCGGAGGATGGCGTGAAGGTCTTGTATGCATCCGAAGATACATCCAGGACGATGGTGAGACAGAGACGGAAACGGAAACTGTCAGGTTATCAGGCTGGAAGAGAGAAGCTGATGGATGGCACTTTTACCTTGGAAATCCGGGAGAAACGGTAAGAAGTTCCTGGTATCAGGATACCGATGGGAAGTGGTACTGGTTCAACGCAGCCGGTGTCATGGTTTCGCGTATCTGGTACCAGTACAAAGGTGACTGGTACTATCTGAGAGCAGACGGAGCCATGGTCAAGGGACAGCAGGATATTGACGGCAAATGGTATTATCTGAATCAGGGTGGCAGGATAGCAACAGAACCGGTGAAGCTGACCCCGGATGAAAATGGGGCGCTGCAGTATCCGGGTATGACAGTGTAA
- a CDS encoding SH3 domain-containing protein encodes MGTTDNSFLLRIQQGQRETEKLMSQKQYNMAMIKARQTLEYMVNYLGERALIVEGDLADSIDQLFEGRFISQAAKDHYHRIRVLGNKAVHEGDDSPYDANEAFQLLSQEVNAFANSHNRGSHGGAPVNKRPADVRTISSSPRNNPPRSGAPRSEFQGTGTLRNSGARTAPLRTQEHTGGTGRTGTRPDGTKPGQRPAQRNVSRSGQRPSSHSRSRRRTKKKGFDTYGLLKPALIFLVLLVLVLIIVKLIPGKSSKKEPTTAVTTAEVSTEAITSTEAPTEPAEPETEAPKIYTTKSKLNVRSEPSTNGAKLGSLASGTVVEYVKTYDDKWTVIMFEGTEAYVASEFLTITEGGTGTVPGESTSATDNTTAATQ; translated from the coding sequence ATGGGAACTACAGACAACAGTTTCTTGCTAAGAATCCAGCAGGGTCAAAGGGAAACGGAAAAGCTCATGAGCCAGAAGCAGTATAACATGGCCATGATCAAAGCCCGGCAAACCTTGGAATATATGGTTAATTATCTTGGGGAAAGGGCTTTGATTGTAGAAGGCGATCTGGCGGACAGCATAGACCAGCTATTTGAAGGGCGCTTTATTTCTCAGGCTGCCAAAGACCACTATCACAGGATCCGCGTGCTGGGAAATAAGGCAGTCCACGAAGGAGATGACAGTCCCTATGATGCCAACGAAGCCTTCCAGCTTCTGTCTCAGGAAGTCAATGCCTTTGCAAACTCTCATAATAGAGGAAGCCACGGGGGAGCCCCCGTCAATAAACGGCCTGCAGACGTCAGGACCATCTCTTCCTCTCCCCGGAATAATCCGCCTCGAAGCGGCGCTCCAAGAAGTGAATTCCAGGGAACCGGAACTTTAAGAAACAGCGGCGCAAGAACTGCGCCTTTAAGAACCCAGGAACATACCGGCGGAACAGGGCGCACTGGAACAAGACCGGATGGGACAAAACCCGGACAAAGGCCGGCCCAGAGGAATGTTTCCAGAAGCGGCCAAAGGCCCTCTTCACACAGCAGAAGCAGGCGGCGCACCAAAAAGAAAGGCTTTGATACCTACGGACTGTTAAAACCAGCTCTCATTTTCCTAGTTCTTCTTGTTCTTGTCCTGATCATCGTAAAACTGATCCCAGGAAAAAGTTCAAAAAAAGAGCCTACAACAGCCGTGACGACTGCTGAGGTCTCTACCGAAGCCATAACAAGCACCGAAGCACCCACAGAGCCTGCGGAGCCAGAAACAGAAGCCCCTAAGATTTATACCACCAAGAGCAAGCTTAATGTCCGCTCCGAGCCTTCCACCAACGGCGCCAAGCTTGGAAGCCTTGCTTCCGGTACAGTAGTGGAATATGTCAAGACCTATGACGACAAATGGACGGTCATTATGTTTGAAGGAACAGAAGCTTATGTTGCCAGCGAATTCCTGACCATAACGGAAGGCGGGACAGGAACGGTCCCAGGGGAATCCACCTCTGCAACGGATAATACAACCGCTGCCACCCAGTAA
- a CDS encoding ATP synthase subunit C codes for MSTLVKITLAIALILSIAIPFGVFSMGAKTKGRYKTALGINTLLFFGTMIVSSVLMFNGQAAAAESTAAGAGSIAGMGYLAAALSTGLACIGGGIAVSAAASAALGAISEDGSILGKSLIFVGLAEGVCLYGLIISFMILGKL; via the coding sequence ATGTCAACCTTAGTAAAAATAACATTAGCTATCGCCTTAATCTTAAGCATCGCCATTCCTTTCGGAGTTTTTTCCATGGGCGCAAAAACCAAGGGCCGCTATAAAACCGCCCTTGGTATCAACACGCTTTTGTTTTTTGGAACCATGATCGTTTCCAGCGTATTGATGTTTAACGGCCAGGCTGCCGCTGCGGAAAGCACAGCCGCAGGCGCAGGAAGCATCGCAGGAATGGGCTACTTAGCTGCTGCACTTTCTACAGGGCTTGCATGCATCGGCGGCGGTATTGCCGTTTCCGCAGCTGCCAGCGCTGCTCTGGGCGCCATCAGTGAGGATGGTTCCATACTTGGTAAATCACTGATCTTCGTAGGGCTTGCCGAAGGTGTTTGTCTGTATGGTCTGATCATTTCTTTCATGATCTTAGGTAAGCTGTAA
- a CDS encoding ATPase gives MDTVIEKISEIESAAASIMNDANERKKAFAKDMEERTAAFDAQLEAETSKKIEELQAGMEISMNKRLEKQRSDSQKVLEAMEQRYEDHHTQYVGELFNTMIKE, from the coding sequence ATGGACACTGTGATCGAGAAGATATCTGAGATTGAATCGGCGGCGGCTTCCATTATGAATGATGCCAATGAACGCAAAAAGGCGTTTGCCAAAGATATGGAAGAACGGACCGCTGCATTTGATGCGCAGCTGGAAGCAGAAACCAGCAAAAAGATTGAAGAGCTGCAGGCCGGCATGGAAATCAGTATGAACAAACGCCTGGAAAAACAGCGAAGTGATTCCCAAAAGGTCCTTGAAGCCATGGAACAACGTTATGAAGACCATCATACTCAATATGTGGGGGAACTATTCAATACTATGATAAAGGAGTGA